One window of the Deltaproteobacteria bacterium genome contains the following:
- a CDS encoding MaoC family dehydratase, translating to MSVIIRKKRGNFLEDFRVGQLFRHKVGKTVTEGLFNAFTEFGMTTNPLSKNLRYAQRYGFKGLIAPPGLVMNIVFSQSVEDISENARANLEYRDMRFGAPVYIGDTIEVETTVVGVQPSSKEPDRGVVHVQTTGRNQNGEVVLTLQRKVQIWKDKQDAKVEASSQAEIPTIPCDLQVPAYDKSRTYQELAHLTNPDTYIEDFNVGDTLEHSRGRTVTTAHMEWTAMLDNTSQVHSNQYMVDQNPAKYIGGQLIVYGGIPFNLCLGLSCPDVGDNALGDVSYITGRHTGPIFVGDTVFAATEITGKRDYPGRADLGIVATILRGHKLIKKGDAWEKMEIFYLEREMAVKRRSHYA from the coding sequence CTGAGCGTGATCATTCGTAAAAAACGTGGCAATTTTCTTGAAGACTTTCGTGTTGGTCAACTGTTTCGCCACAAAGTGGGTAAGACCGTGACTGAAGGGTTGTTCAACGCCTTCACCGAATTTGGCATGACCACAAACCCGCTGAGTAAGAACCTTCGCTACGCTCAGCGCTACGGCTTCAAAGGATTAATCGCTCCACCAGGGTTGGTAATGAACATCGTCTTCAGTCAAAGCGTGGAAGACATTTCCGAAAATGCTCGCGCCAATCTGGAATATCGCGATATGCGTTTCGGTGCGCCGGTATACATCGGCGACACGATTGAGGTTGAAACGACTGTTGTTGGTGTCCAACCTTCATCGAAAGAGCCAGATCGTGGTGTGGTGCATGTACAAACCACCGGGCGCAATCAGAACGGTGAAGTCGTTCTCACCTTGCAACGCAAAGTACAAATCTGGAAAGATAAGCAAGACGCGAAAGTCGAAGCATCCTCACAAGCAGAGATCCCAACCATTCCCTGCGACCTGCAGGTTCCGGCTTATGATAAGAGTCGCACGTATCAGGAACTCGCTCATCTGACTAATCCTGACACCTACATTGAAGACTTCAATGTCGGCGACACGCTTGAACATTCCCGTGGGCGCACCGTAACCACGGCTCACATGGAATGGACGGCGATGCTCGATAACACCTCGCAAGTCCATAGCAATCAGTACATGGTCGACCAAAATCCCGCGAAGTACATTGGCGGACAATTGATCGTGTATGGTGGTATTCCATTCAATCTCTGTCTTGGTCTTTCGTGCCCGGACGTTGGGGATAATGCGCTAGGTGATGTGTCCTACATCACAGGGCGTCACACTGGACCGATTTTCGTCGGCGATACTGTCTTTGCCGCAACTGAAATCACTGGCAAACGCGATTACCCTGGTCGCGCAGACCTTGGTATCGTCGCCACGATTTTACGAGGCCACAAGCTCATCAAAAAGGGCGATGCCTGGGAGAAGATGGAGATCTTTTATTTGGAGCGAGAGATGGCGGTGAAACGGCGATCCCACTATGCGTAG
- a CDS encoding MBL fold metallo-hydrolase, which produces MEKIMVAPTLYFKQIQIGPMQNFTYLIGDSTTREALVVDAAWDVPAIVRIAEQDGYTVSKALVTHYHQDHLGGDFQGHKIPGAAELLELVKAKVYVNKAEAPYLNRIAGLSASDIVQVGGGDTTNVGNIKITFIHTPGHTPGSQCFLVENCLVAGDTLFIGSCGRVDLPGSSPEDMYYSLQTLSKLADETILYPGHNYAGQPSDTIASQRRHNMYLHLSSKTLQEFMSMMG; this is translated from the coding sequence ATGGAGAAAATCATGGTTGCCCCGACGTTATATTTCAAACAAATCCAAATTGGCCCAATGCAAAATTTCACCTACCTGATCGGTGACTCAACAACTCGTGAAGCCCTGGTGGTCGATGCTGCATGGGATGTTCCAGCCATCGTGCGCATTGCTGAACAGGATGGCTACACCGTCAGCAAAGCACTCGTGACCCATTATCACCAAGATCATCTTGGTGGTGATTTCCAAGGTCATAAGATTCCAGGTGCAGCTGAATTACTAGAGTTGGTGAAAGCCAAAGTCTACGTCAACAAAGCCGAAGCCCCGTACTTGAACCGCATAGCTGGACTCTCGGCATCAGATATCGTGCAAGTCGGCGGCGGTGATACTACCAACGTCGGCAATATAAAGATTACATTTATTCACACTCCTGGTCACACGCCAGGGTCACAATGTTTCCTGGTTGAGAATTGCCTTGTCGCGGGCGACACGTTGTTCATTGGCTCATGTGGGCGCGTCGACTTACCCGGCAGCAGTCCTGAAGACATGTACTACAGTCTGCAAACACTCTCCAAACTCGCAGACGAAACCATCCTCTACCCTGGCCACAATTATGCTGGTCAGCCGTCGGATACCATCGCCAGCCAGCGGCGTCACAATATGTATCTGCATTTGAGCAGTAAGACGTTACAAGAGTTTATGTCAATGATGGGATGA
- a CDS encoding cob(I)yrinic acid a,c-diamide adenosyltransferase, with protein MAIRITKVYTRTGDKGFTKLVGGKKVAKDATRIESYGTIDELNSVLGLARVFNDELKDRLPGAKRLDEIFRRLQNELFDLGSELATPSDFSYEGMFRVGDAEVKALERLIDDLQKDLAPLNSFILPGGGKVSGFLHQARTVCRRAEREILRLSREEEISEWPLKYVNRLSDLLFVLSRWVSKNLGEPEYLWERGLRGHERNKKVKREA; from the coding sequence ATGGCTATTCGCATCACCAAAGTGTACACCCGCACCGGCGATAAAGGTTTCACCAAACTCGTCGGCGGGAAGAAAGTTGCCAAAGACGCGACACGGATTGAATCGTACGGCACGATCGATGAACTCAACTCCGTGCTCGGCTTGGCGCGTGTGTTCAACGACGAACTCAAAGACCGTCTTCCAGGAGCCAAACGACTCGACGAGATTTTCCGTCGCTTACAAAACGAACTGTTTGATCTTGGCAGTGAACTGGCTACCCCGTCCGACTTCTCCTATGAAGGCATGTTTCGTGTTGGCGACGCAGAAGTCAAAGCGCTTGAGCGCTTGATCGACGATCTGCAAAAAGACCTTGCTCCTCTCAATTCCTTTATTCTGCCCGGTGGTGGAAAGGTCAGTGGCTTTCTTCATCAAGCTCGCACGGTTTGTCGCCGCGCTGAACGCGAGATCCTGCGTTTGTCGCGGGAAGAAGAAATCAGCGAATGGCCACTCAAGTATGTGAACCGTCTGAGTGACCTCTTGTTCGTCTTGTCACGCTGGGTGAGCAAGAATCTCGGCGAGCCAGAGTATTTATGGGAACGTGGACTACGGGGACATGAGAGGAATAAAAAGGTGAAACGTGAGGCATGA
- a CDS encoding phosphoenolpyruvate carboxykinase (GTP) — protein sequence MEKGHRMPTPLERWVDECAQLTRPKNIHWCDGSDAEYHKLVKEMLANGTLMELNQREYPGCYLHRSDPSDVARTEHLTFVCTSKKDDAGPNNNWMPPAEAKEKVGALFSGAMKDRTMYVVPYIMGPVSSPYSQVGVELTDSPYVAVSMRTMTRMGKVASDRLGSSDKYVRGLHSIGDLNPDRRFILHFPEERLLWSVGSGYGGNALLGKKCHALRLGSYMAREEGWLAEHMLILGIEDPSGRTTYVAAAFPSACGKTNMAMLVPPESQKGYRVRTVGEDIAWMRPGPDGRLWAINPEAGFFGVAPGTNMKTNPNVMNTIRKNTIYTNVAVTPHGTPYWEGMDGPPPHEAIDWQGKPWTPDSTTKASHPNSRFTTPASQCPAMSPEWENPNGVPISAILFGGRRASLIPLVYQSFNWQHGVFLGATMASETTAAAIGQTGVVRRDPMAMLPFCGYNMGNYFAHWLNVGKGLKNPPQIFRVNWFRMSPEGKYLWPGFGENLRVLRWVINRVHNEVGAAETPIGYLPHLSGLDVTGLDVTPETLRELLGIDRKGWLEAVAGQKEYFQKYGDHMPKELWQECEALEKRLQS from the coding sequence ATGGAGAAAGGACACCGTATGCCAACTCCCTTAGAGCGATGGGTCGACGAATGTGCCCAGCTCACCCGGCCTAAGAATATTCACTGGTGCGACGGTTCTGATGCTGAATACCATAAACTCGTCAAGGAAATGCTTGCCAATGGGACCCTCATGGAACTGAACCAGAGAGAGTATCCGGGTTGCTATCTCCATCGCAGCGACCCTAGTGACGTTGCCCGTACTGAACATCTGACCTTCGTGTGTACAAGCAAAAAAGACGATGCAGGACCGAACAACAATTGGATGCCACCAGCAGAAGCGAAAGAGAAAGTCGGGGCGTTGTTCTCAGGCGCGATGAAGGATCGTACCATGTATGTAGTTCCCTACATCATGGGGCCGGTGAGTTCTCCCTATAGCCAGGTTGGAGTCGAACTCACAGATAGCCCCTATGTCGCCGTCAGCATGCGAACAATGACGCGAATGGGAAAAGTCGCCTCCGATCGATTGGGCTCGTCAGATAAATATGTTCGTGGACTACACTCGATTGGTGATTTGAACCCGGACCGTCGTTTTATCCTCCACTTCCCAGAAGAACGATTATTGTGGTCGGTAGGTTCTGGTTACGGTGGCAATGCCCTCCTCGGCAAGAAATGTCACGCACTACGGCTCGGTAGTTATATGGCCCGTGAAGAGGGATGGCTTGCAGAGCACATGCTCATCCTCGGTATCGAGGATCCCAGTGGTCGCACGACATATGTCGCAGCAGCCTTTCCGAGCGCCTGTGGCAAAACGAACATGGCGATGCTCGTCCCACCGGAAAGTCAAAAAGGCTATAGAGTGCGGACGGTCGGTGAGGACATTGCCTGGATGCGGCCCGGACCGGATGGACGTTTGTGGGCCATTAACCCCGAGGCCGGCTTCTTTGGTGTTGCCCCTGGCACCAATATGAAAACCAATCCGAACGTGATGAACACGATTCGGAAGAATACGATCTACACGAACGTCGCCGTCACTCCTCACGGTACTCCGTACTGGGAAGGCATGGATGGTCCCCCACCGCATGAGGCAATCGATTGGCAAGGCAAACCGTGGACGCCGGACAGCACGACCAAAGCGTCACATCCCAATTCACGGTTCACTACTCCTGCAAGTCAGTGCCCTGCCATGTCACCAGAATGGGAAAATCCCAATGGGGTTCCTATTTCCGCCATCCTCTTTGGTGGTCGTCGTGCCAGTCTGATTCCGCTTGTGTATCAATCATTCAACTGGCAGCATGGTGTGTTCCTTGGTGCGACGATGGCATCGGAAACGACCGCCGCGGCGATTGGGCAGACTGGAGTTGTGCGCCGCGACCCGATGGCGATGCTGCCATTCTGCGGTTACAACATGGGTAACTATTTCGCGCATTGGTTGAACGTCGGTAAAGGATTGAAGAATCCGCCACAGATCTTCCGCGTGAACTGGTTCCGGATGAGTCCCGAAGGAAAGTACTTGTGGCCAGGATTCGGTGAGAATCTTCGTGTCCTGCGCTGGGTGATCAACCGAGTCCATAATGAGGTAGGAGCAGCCGAGACCCCGATTGGCTATCTCCCCCATCTATCAGGGCTTGATGTCACCGGTCTCGACGTTACACCAGAAACCTTACGCGAGCTTCTTGGCATTGATCGCAAGGGCTGGCTCGAAGCCGTCGCTGGACAGAAAGAGTATTTCCAAAAGTACGGCGACCATATGCCTAAAGAACTCTGGCAAGAGTGTGAAGCACTAGAAAAGCGCTTACAATCCTAG
- a CDS encoding aldo/keto reductase has product MTLPGYATSEGTAAYRQRFSRTCAAGHFRSAADLWLSSIGLGTYLGEPDERADALYGTAIGRALELGCNVLDTAINYRHQRSERIIGQTLAACVQAGKVSREAVVVATKGGYIAFDGAVPSDPRSYVHSQFIATGLATSSDIVDWNCVAPRYIDAQVEQSLRNLGLECIDIYYLHNPEAQLQKRTRQEFYKQLEETFTILEGKVAAGKIRHYGTATWNGYRQAPTARDVLFLNDLVDIAERVGGSQHHFKVVQLPYNLAMMEALTQRNQRQNKTMVSFLEAAHDADITVMASASILQGRLSHQLPTAIGEALTGLHSDAQRAIQFVRSTPGITTALVGMKSVAHVEHNLELATIAPAAFTQLERLFRSHLEQR; this is encoded by the coding sequence GTGACACTTCCTGGGTATGCCACATCGGAAGGAACTGCTGCCTATCGGCAACGGTTCTCTCGCACCTGCGCAGCAGGTCATTTCCGCTCTGCCGCTGATCTTTGGTTGTCTTCTATCGGGCTTGGAACCTACTTGGGAGAGCCAGACGAGCGCGCCGACGCGCTCTATGGAACAGCGATTGGGCGTGCACTAGAACTCGGCTGCAACGTTCTTGATACCGCCATTAACTATCGCCATCAACGCAGCGAACGCATCATCGGACAGACGCTCGCCGCCTGTGTCCAAGCAGGAAAGGTTTCGAGGGAAGCTGTCGTTGTTGCCACCAAAGGCGGATACATCGCGTTTGATGGCGCTGTCCCATCTGACCCTCGTTCGTATGTCCACTCTCAGTTTATTGCCACTGGTCTAGCGACAAGTAGCGACATCGTCGATTGGAACTGTGTTGCTCCTCGTTACATTGATGCTCAAGTTGAGCAGAGCCTCCGTAATCTTGGGCTCGAATGCATCGACATCTATTATCTTCATAATCCTGAAGCACAACTGCAAAAGCGCACGCGACAAGAGTTCTACAAACAACTTGAGGAGACTTTCACGATCCTTGAAGGAAAAGTCGCCGCAGGGAAAATCCGTCACTACGGCACGGCAACGTGGAACGGCTACCGTCAAGCGCCGACAGCGCGAGACGTGCTTTTTCTCAATGACTTGGTTGACATTGCGGAACGTGTTGGCGGCAGCCAGCATCACTTCAAAGTCGTCCAACTCCCATACAATCTCGCCATGATGGAAGCGCTGACGCAGCGTAACCAGCGTCAGAACAAGACAATGGTCAGCTTTTTGGAAGCTGCACATGACGCAGATATTACCGTCATGGCCAGTGCCTCGATTTTACAAGGCCGACTCTCTCATCAGTTACCTACCGCTATTGGCGAAGCCCTCACCGGACTGCACTCTGATGCGCAACGGGCTATTCAATTTGTCCGTTCGACCCCAGGGATCACCACAGCTCTCGTCGGCATGAAATCTGTCGCTCATGTCGAGCACAACCTTGAGCTTGCAACGATTGCCCCCGCAGCTTTTACCCAACTGGAGCGACTCTTTCGTTCTCACCTCGAGCAGCGCTAA
- a CDS encoding response regulator encodes MGSPLGYCFGFFRGVQSLRKRGKRKYFAMFQLPPVYFEHLLASSLDIVIAVDNEGQIIFYNDGAYRTLGYTPGEIRGTQVTTVYPSIEEARRVMKAMRAGESGETGQVKNFETELVAKNGEHIPVAISGSVIYDEIGHELGSIGFLKDLREIRRRDQLATLGELAVGLAHRINNPLEVIFNNLEVLSKHLAQVLPDEEHVVEEERVESIHRELQKIRAIVNRIDDLAHGSRYTTTEYLHGSRMADLGRDDVISSPVSEEAKLTSRALAGLIILVVDDDLGVCYSLRDLLREEGCEVEIATNGLEALKVLARRKVDIVVSDVVMPDLDGYDLYMEIRERYRQTPVILMTAYFYDKDHVIKRSRLEGLQEVIFKKPVDPTKLKNIILQRCRPELAPQPPLPSQDTK; translated from the coding sequence ATGGGCTCTCCTCTAGGGTATTGCTTTGGCTTTTTTCGTGGAGTTCAATCACTAAGAAAGCGAGGCAAAAGGAAGTATTTCGCTATGTTCCAACTTCCTCCGGTCTACTTTGAGCATCTGCTCGCAAGTTCCCTCGATATTGTCATTGCCGTCGATAACGAAGGGCAAATTATTTTCTATAACGATGGAGCATATCGTACGTTAGGGTATACCCCCGGTGAAATTCGCGGCACACAGGTCACAACAGTGTATCCGAGTATTGAAGAAGCACGACGTGTGATGAAGGCGATGCGCGCCGGCGAAAGCGGCGAAACCGGGCAAGTGAAGAATTTCGAAACCGAATTGGTAGCCAAGAACGGAGAACATATTCCGGTAGCGATCTCAGGTTCGGTCATTTACGATGAAATTGGCCATGAACTCGGCTCGATTGGCTTTCTCAAAGATCTTCGCGAGATTCGTCGCCGGGACCAACTGGCAACATTAGGCGAGTTGGCTGTGGGTCTTGCTCATCGGATTAACAACCCACTTGAAGTGATTTTCAATAATTTAGAAGTGCTGTCCAAACATCTAGCGCAAGTGTTGCCGGATGAAGAGCATGTCGTCGAAGAGGAACGTGTCGAATCGATTCATCGTGAGCTGCAAAAGATTCGCGCGATTGTGAATCGTATCGATGATCTCGCGCACGGCAGCCGCTACACAACCACTGAATATCTCCACGGTTCACGCATGGCTGACCTCGGACGTGATGATGTCATCTCGTCTCCTGTCTCAGAGGAAGCGAAACTGACCTCTCGTGCCCTGGCTGGACTCATCATCCTAGTGGTCGATGATGATTTAGGCGTGTGTTACTCCCTCCGCGACCTCTTACGAGAGGAAGGATGCGAAGTCGAAATCGCAACCAATGGCTTGGAGGCGTTGAAAGTCCTGGCACGGCGTAAGGTCGATATTGTCGTCAGCGATGTCGTAATGCCTGACCTTGATGGTTATGACCTCTACATGGAGATCCGTGAGCGTTATCGCCAGACTCCGGTCATTCTGATGACCGCGTACTTTTATGATAAGGATCACGTCATCAAACGCAGCCGCCTTGAAGGACTACAAGAAGTGATCTTCAAGAAACCGGTTGATCCGACGAAGCTGAAAAATATCATCTTACAGCGCTGCCGCCCTGAACTTGCCCCGCAACCACCCCTTCCCTCACAGGACACAAAGTGA
- the fsa gene encoding fructose-6-phosphate aldolase: MKIFIDTADVKEIREANAWGILDGATTNPSLIAKSGRTQESVINEICSIVDGPISAEVVSVDAPGMIEEGKRLAAIHPNVVVKVPMIPEGLKATKALSSQGIRVNVTLVFSAAQAVLVAKAGATFASPFVGRLDDIAEDGMALISSIVQIYKNYNFPTQVLVASVRSPMHFVRAAELGAHVATCPFSVLQQIMKHPLTDIGLEKFLADYHKATQR; encoded by the coding sequence ATGAAAATCTTCATCGACACAGCAGACGTCAAGGAAATTCGTGAAGCCAATGCGTGGGGCATTCTAGATGGTGCAACCACGAATCCTTCCCTTATCGCAAAGTCAGGGCGCACCCAAGAATCGGTTATCAACGAGATTTGCTCAATCGTTGATGGGCCGATTAGCGCTGAAGTTGTCAGTGTCGACGCTCCTGGCATGATCGAGGAAGGAAAACGTCTGGCAGCTATCCATCCCAACGTTGTCGTCAAAGTCCCAATGATTCCTGAAGGGCTTAAAGCTACCAAAGCGTTGAGTAGCCAAGGGATTCGTGTCAACGTCACACTCGTGTTTTCCGCGGCGCAGGCAGTCCTTGTCGCCAAAGCAGGTGCCACTTTTGCCAGCCCCTTTGTTGGTCGTCTCGACGATATTGCCGAAGATGGCATGGCACTGATTTCTTCCATTGTCCAGATCTACAAGAATTACAACTTCCCCACTCAAGTCTTGGTCGCGAGTGTCCGTAGCCCTATGCACTTTGTACGTGCAGCTGAACTCGGAGCCCATGTCGCCACTTGTCCTTTCAGCGTGCTGCAACAGATTATGAAACACCCTCTTACCGATATTGGTTTAGAAAAGTTCCTCGCCGATTATCACAAAGCCACACAGCGCTAA
- the folK gene encoding 2-amino-4-hydroxy-6-hydroxymethyldihydropteridine diphosphokinase: MFYRVFIGLGSNLGNRRANYQKALELISALPKTRIVKRSSLYESEPIGDAKNWYVNGVIELETDFAPEKLLSRLQAIEKAMGRKKTPQTKKWASRKIDLDILLFDNYIVESRTLKVPHPEMPNRRFVLLPLSELAPQMTHPRLGATVAELLAALKNDKKVMLLPPHAD; encoded by the coding sequence ATGTTTTACCGGGTCTTTATTGGTCTCGGTTCAAATTTGGGCAACCGCCGAGCGAATTATCAAAAGGCACTAGAGTTAATCTCTGCGTTGCCAAAAACGCGTATTGTCAAACGCTCCTCTTTATACGAGAGTGAGCCGATCGGAGACGCCAAAAACTGGTATGTCAACGGTGTCATCGAGCTAGAGACCGACTTCGCTCCTGAGAAACTCCTTAGTCGCCTGCAAGCTATTGAAAAGGCGATGGGACGGAAGAAGACGCCGCAAACCAAGAAATGGGCGTCGCGCAAGATCGATCTCGATATTCTTCTGTTTGATAACTACATCGTCGAGAGTCGGACCCTCAAAGTTCCTCATCCAGAAATGCCGAATCGACGCTTTGTCCTGCTTCCGTTGTCTGAACTTGCCCCGCAAATGACGCATCCTCGTCTCGGAGCCACTGTCGCTGAGTTACTCGCGGCCTTAAAAAATGATAAAAAGGTAATGCTCTTACCACCACATGCTGACTAA
- a CDS encoding MOSC domain-containing protein: MRIGTIQSLWRYPVKSMLGEQISSTAIGQLGIPGDRGYAIRDEKAGEIRGAKNIPQLFQFSARYLATPSDTHIPLAEITLPHHTTVRTDDPTLNTQLSQALGREVTLWPRQPKDNLDHYRRAPGGLGDLRPLFGLEEGEPLPSFEGIPEEIFQYVAPLGTYFDAYPVHLLTTASLQGLSVHYPEGQFSPQRFRPNIVIATDDNRTPDLEASWKGKRLKIGPVEIAVNVPTIRCVMTTLQQGHLPKDPRILRTVVQKNAQHVGSYATIHRAGEIRVGDSVDLLS; this comes from the coding sequence ATGCGTATCGGCACAATCCAGAGTCTTTGGCGTTATCCAGTCAAATCGATGCTAGGAGAACAGATTTCCAGCACAGCTATTGGTCAGCTTGGTATTCCTGGTGACCGTGGGTATGCGATCCGCGATGAGAAAGCAGGCGAAATTCGTGGAGCGAAGAACATCCCTCAGCTCTTTCAGTTTTCAGCACGGTATCTTGCCACGCCATCAGACACGCATATCCCGCTCGCTGAAATTACCTTGCCGCACCACACCACCGTGCGGACCGACGATCCAACCCTCAACACACAGCTCTCTCAGGCTTTAGGCCGTGAGGTCACCCTCTGGCCGCGCCAGCCCAAAGACAACCTCGATCATTATCGTCGTGCACCTGGTGGTCTGGGTGACTTACGCCCTCTTTTTGGCCTAGAAGAAGGGGAACCGTTGCCTTCTTTTGAGGGGATTCCAGAAGAAATCTTTCAGTATGTCGCGCCATTAGGAACGTATTTTGATGCCTATCCGGTCCATCTGCTCACTACTGCCAGCTTACAAGGACTTTCAGTTCACTACCCTGAAGGCCAATTTTCTCCACAGCGGTTCCGTCCCAATATCGTCATCGCCACGGATGACAACAGGACGCCAGACCTCGAAGCCTCGTGGAAAGGAAAAAGGCTGAAGATTGGGCCCGTTGAAATAGCGGTCAATGTCCCAACCATTCGTTGCGTTATGACCACACTTCAGCAAGGGCATCTGCCGAAAGATCCGCGGATATTACGCACTGTCGTACAAAAGAATGCTCAACATGTTGGATCTTATGCCACGATCCACAGAGCAGGTGAGATCCGAGTAGGAGACTCGGTCGACCTGCTATCGTAG
- the lhgO gene encoding L-2-hydroxyglutarate oxidase: MSSQFDLTIIGSGIVGLATALEITRRWPQLRLAVLEKEDRLAAHQTSHNSGVIHSGIYYKPGSLKAQTCVTGAKAIIAFCQQYEIPYEICGKVVVATSQGEIPRLEELHRRGTANGVEGMEMIGPERLRELEPHATGVKALHVPTTGIIDFPRVAQTYARLVQEKGGEIRLRHELRRIARADGGLVLETSQGAVYSKFMINCGGLQCDRIARMAGAQIDLQIVPFRGEYYSIIPQRHSLVKNLIYPVPDPAFPFLGVHFTRTIDGIVEAGPNAVLAFAREGYKKSDFNARDLQETLTFSGFRKVARKYWQTGLGEIYRSFSKQAFLTALQRLMPELTMSDLQPGGSGVRAQAISSNGALVDDFMISVTGSALHVLNAPSPGATASLAIGKMIVEKAATEFAWD; the protein is encoded by the coding sequence ATGTCTTCCCAATTTGACCTCACCATCATCGGCAGTGGCATCGTCGGCCTCGCGACTGCGTTAGAGATCACGCGGCGTTGGCCGCAGCTCAGACTCGCAGTGCTGGAAAAAGAAGATCGCCTCGCTGCTCATCAGACGAGCCATAACAGCGGAGTGATTCATTCTGGCATTTATTACAAGCCAGGTTCGCTCAAAGCGCAGACCTGTGTGACTGGCGCAAAAGCGATCATCGCATTTTGTCAGCAGTACGAGATTCCTTACGAGATCTGCGGCAAAGTGGTCGTTGCGACTTCACAAGGAGAGATCCCGCGTCTTGAAGAATTGCACCGACGTGGCACGGCCAATGGGGTCGAAGGAATGGAGATGATCGGCCCGGAACGGCTGCGTGAGCTTGAACCACATGCGACTGGCGTCAAAGCGCTGCATGTGCCGACCACTGGTATCATCGATTTTCCACGAGTCGCGCAAACCTATGCCCGACTCGTGCAAGAAAAAGGTGGAGAGATTCGCCTGCGACATGAGTTACGGCGGATCGCACGGGCTGACGGTGGACTTGTCCTTGAAACCTCCCAAGGGGCAGTTTACAGCAAGTTCATGATTAACTGTGGTGGGCTCCAGTGCGACCGTATTGCACGAATGGCCGGTGCACAGATTGATTTACAAATCGTGCCGTTTCGTGGCGAGTATTACTCTATCATTCCTCAACGCCACAGTCTGGTGAAAAATCTGATTTATCCAGTCCCTGATCCAGCCTTCCCGTTTCTTGGCGTTCACTTTACCAGAACGATCGACGGGATTGTTGAGGCTGGTCCCAATGCCGTACTCGCCTTTGCTCGCGAGGGTTATAAGAAGAGCGACTTCAACGCTCGTGACCTGCAAGAAACCTTGACATTCTCAGGTTTTCGCAAAGTCGCACGTAAATATTGGCAAACCGGTCTCGGCGAAATCTATCGTTCCTTCAGCAAGCAGGCCTTTCTCACTGCATTGCAACGCCTGATGCCAGAATTAACCATGAGTGATTTACAACCAGGTGGCAGTGGCGTTCGTGCACAAGCAATTTCTTCGAACGGAGCGTTGGTCGACGATTTTATGATTTCCGTCACAGGAAGTGCATTGCATGTTTTGAATGCCCCATCGCCGGGTGCAACTGCATCGCTAGCGATTGGTAAGATGATTGTGGAAAAGGCGGCTACGGAATTTGCGTGGGACTAG